The following are encoded in a window of Roseimaritima ulvae genomic DNA:
- a CDS encoding PEP-CTERM sorting domain-containing protein (PEP-CTERM proteins occur, often in large numbers, in the proteomes of bacteria that also encode an exosortase, a predicted intramembrane cysteine proteinase. The presence of a PEP-CTERM domain at a protein's C-terminus predicts cleavage within the sorting domain, followed by covalent anchoring to some some component of the (usually Gram-negative) cell surface. Many PEP-CTERM proteins exhibit an unusual sequence composition that includes large numbers of potential glycosylation sites. Expression of one such protein has been shown restore the ability of a bacterium to form floc, a type of biofilm.), which translates to MQITSSVHKPWLWLAIGLSLLLPRVASAGMITLDVSDTKFTPGTPFTVSVELPALTNLASYNIDILLSSSTGTAGTDFFFDGGATTAAPTNYVFPAADWFDATSNLDSSSTERLTLSDFDAGFLGYDVVPGVNNSLAQVVVSTLPGFTGELSLSIDTGGLLLDTPDFAPNFSFIPVVEFDGTVVDTSASSPVAIPSASTAVSAVPEPTSLSVFAIIGMAVTYSRRRHRNVTREAMSV; encoded by the coding sequence ATGCAGATTACTTCCAGCGTCCATAAACCGTGGCTTTGGTTGGCCATCGGACTGTCGCTACTACTGCCCCGTGTCGCTAGCGCCGGCATGATCACCCTTGATGTCTCTGACACGAAATTTACTCCTGGGACTCCGTTTACCGTTTCGGTCGAACTTCCCGCCCTCACCAATTTGGCTTCCTACAACATCGACATACTACTGTCGAGCAGCACCGGAACGGCGGGCACCGATTTTTTCTTCGATGGGGGGGCTACCACCGCCGCGCCGACCAATTACGTGTTCCCTGCAGCTGACTGGTTTGATGCGACATCGAATCTGGACTCCAGTTCGACGGAACGACTAACGCTTTCCGATTTTGATGCTGGGTTTCTCGGGTACGATGTGGTGCCCGGAGTGAACAACTCGCTGGCCCAGGTGGTGGTCAGCACCCTGCCAGGATTTACAGGTGAGTTGAGCTTAAGCATCGATACAGGAGGGCTACTTCTTGATACTCCTGACTTCGCTCCGAACTTTTCGTTCATCCCCGTGGTCGAGTTCGACGGAACCGTGGTGGATACGTCGGCCAGCAGTCCGGTCGCCATCCCCTCCGCATCCACAGCCGTGTCTGCCGTTCCCGAGCCCACCAGTCTTTCTGTGTTCGCCATCATCGGCATGGCAGTCACTTACTCCCGCCGCCGGCACCGAAACGTAACACGCGAGGCCATGTCCGTGTAG